The sequence CTACCCCATTATTAATTTTACTGTTTTATTCTTTAATCAACTTTGATATTTCTTCCATAAAAGTGTTGATATCTTTAAATTGTCTATATACAGAGGCAAACCTTACATAAGATACTTCATCAATAGGTTTTAATCTCTCCATAACCATTTCACCGATATCCTCAGATTTAATCTCAGCAATCATCTTATTACTAATATTTTTTTCAATATCATTAGCTAATTCTTCTATTTGATTTCTAGATATAGGTCTTTTTTGGCAAGCAATTATCAAGCCATTGATTATTTTTCCTTTATCAAAATTTTCCCTGGTGAAGTCTTTCTTTATCACCAAAATAGGAATATCTTCTACTTTTTCATAAGTGGTATATCTCTTACCACACTTTAAACATTCTCTTCTCCTTCTAATTGCATTACATTCCTCTGCTGAACGAGAGTCCACAACTTTGCTTTCTTCGTATGAACAAAATGGACATTTCAAAACACTCACGTCCTTCCTTGAAATTTATAGGTAAATTATACACTACAAACGAAGAAATTACTATGCTTCAAACAAAGTTTTATCATCACAGTCTACTAATATTACATCATATCCTATTTTTTGTATCTTTTCCCATGGTATTTCTATAAAATCTACTGTTCCAAATATTTTAGGTTTCTCCTTAATTATTAATAAAGAAACTATATTAAAATTATCACAATCTAACTTTAAATCATAGATAGTACCTAATACTTTACCTAAGTTTACATCAATAATCTCCATCTCTTTCAATGCATTTAAAGAAAACATATTCAATTCTACATCCAAATCAATCACCCCATAAAATATATATGAACTTATTTATAAATTATTACAATAACTTAAAATACAATTTTGAACCTTTGCTATTTGTTTATTGTGAGTAATAGAAAAGGTCCAAAAAGAAAGTTGAGGATTAAACTTTCTTTTTGAACCATAGACAGGAATGAATTTATACATATTTCTTCATATGTTTTAAAGCGGTTTTTTCTAATCTGGATACTTGAGCTTGTGAAATTCCTATTTCATCTGCAACTTCCATTTGTGTTCTACCATTAAAAAACCTTAAAGTTAATATTAACTTCTCTCTATCATTTAATTTTTTCATTGCTTCTTTTATTAATATATTCTCTAACCAACTATCATCTCCGTTTTTGGAATCAGAAATCTGATCCATAACATATATGGCATCACCACCATCATGATATATAGGTTCAAATAATGATACTGGATCTTGGATAGCATCTAGTGCAAATATAACTTCTTCTCTTGGTAGATTAAGTTCCTTAGCAATTTGAGATATATTAGGTTCCTTATTACTTTCCTTAATTAATCTATCTCTAACTAATAAGGCTTTGTATGCAATATCTCTTAAAGATCTGCTTACTCTAATAGTGTTATTATCTCTTAAATATCTTCTAATCTCTCCTATTATCATAGGCACAGCATAAGTAGAGAATTTTACATTTTGACTTAAATCAAAGTTATCAATTGCTTTCATAAGTCCTATACAACCTACTTGAAACAAGTCATCTACATTTTCTCCTCTGTTATTAAATCTTTGAATAACACTAAGAACTAATCTTAAATTTCCATTGATGAAAGTCTCTCTTGCAGAATTATCACCAGATTTCATAGCCATCAAAAGTTTTTTCATTTCTTTTTCTTTTAATACAGGCAATTTTGATGTATTAACACCACAAATTTCAACTTTATTGATTATCATTAATAATCAGCCCCTTTAAGTAATAACCTACTGCATTATAAATTATTTCCGAAAGGTGCTTATTTTATTCTATATATTAAATCATTCTATTCATTTCTTTTTTCAATCTTTTTATTATTTTTTTCTCTAACCTAGATATATATGATTGAGAAATCCCTAGCATATCTGCCACCTCTTTTTGAGTTTTTTCCTTAGTACCAAAAAGGCCAAACCTTAGCTTAACAATTTCTTTCTCTCTATCACTTAAATTTTTCATAGCTAAAAATAGTAGTTGCTTGTCTACCTCATCCTCAATCAAATGATAAACAGTATCATTTTCTGTACCTAGAATATCTGACAATAATAATTCATTTCCATCCCAATCTATGTTTAAAGGTTCATAAAAGGATATTTCTGCTTTAACTTTCGCATTTCTTCTAAGATACATTAGTATCTCATTTTCTATACATCTAGAGGCATATGTTGCAAGTTTAATCTTTTTCTCAGGATCAAATGTATTTACAGCCTTAATAAGGCCTATATTTCCTACTGATACTAAATCCTCTACAGCTACTCCAGTATTTTCAAACTTACGCG comes from Clostridium sp. TW13 and encodes:
- the sigE gene encoding RNA polymerase sporulation sigma factor SigE, with product MGFLRRLLNRIISKFGLCKRRVYYVGGSDALPPPLSKEEEDELVQKLTNGEESVRSTLIERNIRLVVYIARKFENTGVAVEDLVSVGNIGLIKAVNTFDPEKKIKLATYASRCIENEILMYLRRNAKVKAEISFYEPLNIDWDGNELLLSDILGTENDTVYHLIEDEVDKQLLFLAMKNLSDREKEIVKLRFGLFGTKEKTQKEVADMLGISQSYISRLEKKIIKRLKKEMNRMI
- the nrdR gene encoding transcriptional regulator NrdR, producing the protein MKCPFCSYEESKVVDSRSAEECNAIRRRRECLKCGKRYTTYEKVEDIPILVIKKDFTRENFDKGKIINGLIIACQKRPISRNQIEELANDIEKNISNKMIAEIKSEDIGEMVMERLKPIDEVSYVRFASVYRQFKDINTFMEEISKLIKE
- a CDS encoding YlmC/YmxH family sporulation protein — protein: MDVELNMFSLNALKEMEIIDVNLGKVLGTIYDLKLDCDNFNIVSLLIIKEKPKIFGTVDFIEIPWEKIQKIGYDVILVDCDDKTLFEA
- the sigG gene encoding RNA polymerase sporulation sigma factor SigG, producing the protein MIINKVEICGVNTSKLPVLKEKEMKKLLMAMKSGDNSARETFINGNLRLVLSVIQRFNNRGENVDDLFQVGCIGLMKAIDNFDLSQNVKFSTYAVPMIIGEIRRYLRDNNTIRVSRSLRDIAYKALLVRDRLIKESNKEPNISQIAKELNLPREEVIFALDAIQDPVSLFEPIYHDGGDAIYVMDQISDSKNGDDSWLENILIKEAMKKLNDREKLILTLRFFNGRTQMEVADEIGISQAQVSRLEKTALKHMKKYV